A region of the Patescibacteria group bacterium genome:
CAACTGGCGAATATCCCCTCGCTCAAATCCGAAAGATTATCAATTCCTTGGGCTTGGTTGGCAAGAAAGGCAAAATGCTTTCCGTCTCAAACTATCAGTATATGCTCAAAAATCCGATTTACTACGGCGTAATTGAATACAACGGCGAAATGTATGACGGAAAGCATGAACCGATTATCACAAAGAAACTTTTTGATTTATGCCAAGAAGTGATGGCGAATAAAAGCAAACCGAAAACGCCAAAATTGAAACCTTATGTGTATAGAGGATTTTTCCGTTGCGGTGAGTGCGGTTGTTTTATCACCACCGAAACGCAAAAAGGACACAACTACTTGCGATGCACTAAACGGAAAAATCCTTGTTTGCAAAAATATGTTCGTGAAGAAATTATCACTTCTCAAATAAAAGAAGAAATCAAAAAAGTTTCTTTGTCTTCCGCTTGGGCAAATGCTTCAATAAATTATTTTGAAAATGAAAAAATGGAAATTGCCCAAGCGGAAAGCTCTTTCGCCCAAAAAGCGAGAAATGAGCTTGTAGAGATAGAAACAAAACTTGATCGCTTGCTTGATTTACAACTGGACGGCAATTTATCGCCAACGGAATATACCGCCAAAAAGTACAAGCTCATTCTCGCTAAAAAGGATTTAGAAGAAAAAATATCCGCTTTTGGGCGAAAGAGCAATAATCGGTTCGAACTTGCCATTGCCTTTCTAAAAGACGCCAACCAAGCCGAAAAATACGCTCAACAAGAAAATCCCGAAAGGATTCGGGATTTTCT
Encoded here:
- a CDS encoding recombinase family protein, with the protein product TGEYPLAQIRKIINSLGLVGKKGKMLSVSNYQYMLKNPIYYGVIEYNGEMYDGKHEPIITKKLFDLCQEVMANKSKPKTPKLKPYVYRGFFRCGECGCFITTETQKGHNYLRCTKRKNPCLQKYVREEIITSQIKEEIKKVSLSSAWANASINYFENEKMEIAQAESSFAQKARNELVEIETKLDRLLDLQLDGNLSPTEYTAKKYKLILAKKDLEEKISAFGRKSNNRFELAIAFLKDANQAEKYAQQENPERIRDFLKKIGSNFRIADRTLVLDFKNAFKIAEKYHAEALCAEAISYDFTKSENWRRGRDSNPGNP